Proteins found in one Cyprinus carpio isolate SPL01 chromosome B10, ASM1834038v1, whole genome shotgun sequence genomic segment:
- the LOC109051397 gene encoding C-type lectin domain family 17, member A-like, producing MFKEDRKITHKSIDNIYENIAVTKGQFGQVTTDSNATRIQSSELTGSDSVKSRSSKAVVVCLVLLCVLLLTAVIVLCVIFTQERQQLISNNENLTNEREQLILKNTNLTNEREQLKWEKNDLQRCLGKVDGWIYYQYHFYYMSTEMKSWTESRKYCTERGADLIIINNRQEQELVKNISGGAYVWIGLTNIDVDGSWKWVDGSTLTSWFLLSGKPSYSHYENCALSCTSWWTAYSCNKALKWICERSILQIALS from the exons ATGTTTAAAGAAGATAGAAAAATCACTCATAAAAGCATcgataatatttatgaaaatattgctGTTACAAAAGGTCAATTTGGACAAGTGACCACGGACAGTAACGCAACGAGAATCCAGTCATCTGAACTCACAG GAAGTGATTCAGTGAAGAGCAGAAGCTCCAAAGCAGTTGTAGTGTGTTTGGTTctgctgtgtgttcttctgctgactgcagtcatagtgctgtGTGTCATCTTCACTCAAGAGAGACAACAGCTCATATCCAATAATGAAAACCTGACCAATGAGAGAGAGCAGCTAATACTCAAGAACACAAACCTGACCAATGAGAGAGAGCAGCTAAAATGGGAGAAAAATGATCTTCAAAGGTGTCTTGGTAAAGTGG ATGGATGGATTTACTATCAATACCATTTTTACTACATGTCCACTGAGATGAAGAGCTGGACTGAGAGCAGAAAATACTGTacagagagaggagcagatctgatcatcataaacaacagaCAGGAACAA GAATTAGTTAAGAATATTTCTGGTGGTGCTTATGTCTGGATTGGTCTGACTAACATTGATGTGGACGGCAGCtggaaatgggttgatggcagCACACTGACCTCTTG GTTCTTGTTGTCTGGAAAGCCTAGCTACTCTCACTATGAAAACTGCGCTCTAAGTTGTACCTCATGGTGGACTGCTTATTCATGTAACAAGGCTTTAAAATGGATCTGTGAGAGGAGTATTTTACAAATTGCACTGTCCTAG